Proteins from a single region of Mytilus trossulus isolate FHL-02 chromosome 2, PNRI_Mtr1.1.1.hap1, whole genome shotgun sequence:
- the LOC134705411 gene encoding isatin hydrolase-like, whose amino-acid sequence MGRILKLTLVTYFVACVSCLQYKVVDLTHNHGKDSIYWPTHSGYERYIDQRGLYEGTDIWVASNTIKTSEHLGTHLDAPQHFNEFSWTTHQIPIENLVGPGVIVNVKSKASNADYMVTKADLEAWEDQYGKIPDGAIVIMNSGWHDRYPNKTRVFNTQNPNDTTSFHFPSWGKDAVSWLITHRSIHVLGVDVPSLDYGQSKDFPVHVLISQENISGLENVGYLDKIPESGTIISCAAMKIVDGSGSPVRVFALIPKLSDSNSAMKYHFSLVVLLCSLVSFKMLNDIF is encoded by the exons TATTTTGTAGCATGCGTTTCTTGTTTGCAGTACAAGGTTGTTGATTTGACTCATAACCACGGAAAGGATTCAATATACTGGCCAACTCATTCCGGCTATGAACGATATATAGACCAAAGGGGACTTTATGAAGGAACTGATATTTG GGTAGCATCTAATACCATAAAAACATCTGAACATTTAGGAACACATTTGGATGCCCCACAACATTTCAATGAATTTTCCTGGACAACACACCAAATACCTATTGAAAACCTTGTTGGTCCTGGGGTTATCGTTAATGTCAAATCCAAAGCATCGAATGCAGATTATATGGTGACAAAAGCTGATCTTGAGGCATGGGAGGATCAATATGGCAAAATTCCTGACGGAGCTATAGTGATTATGAACTCTGGATGGCACGACAGGTATCCAAACAAAACACGAGTATTCAACACACAAAATCCGAATGACACAACCTCTTTTCATTTTCCATCCTGGGGCAAAGATGCAGTATCATGGCTTATTACACATCGTTCAATTCATGTTCTTGGGGTAGATGTTCCGTCTTTAGATTATGGCCAATCAAAAGATTTTCCAGTGCATGTCTTGATAAGCCAAGAGAACATTTCAGGACTAGAAAATGTCGGTTATCTTGATAAAATTCCTGAAAGCGGGACCATTATATCTTGTGCTGCTATGAAAATTGTCGACGGAAGCGGAAGTCCTGTCAGAGTTTTTGCACTGATACCCAAACTTTCGGACTCAAATAGTGCTATGAAATATCACTTTTCACTGGTTGTACTCCTATGCAGTTTAGTAAGCTTCAAAATGTTAAacgatattttttaa